One window of the Aquila chrysaetos chrysaetos chromosome 8, bAquChr1.4, whole genome shotgun sequence genome contains the following:
- the INSM1 gene encoding LOW QUALITY PROTEIN: insulinoma-associated protein 1 (The sequence of the model RefSeq protein was modified relative to this genomic sequence to represent the inferred CDS: inserted 1 base in 1 codon; deleted 1 base in 1 codon) — MAPARLKAAAAAPRGERGXVRRGRRRRGGGAKMPRGFLVKRSRRPTPVSYRARCCREAAAGPPLPAAAGGAPPPACPAAPPPPRDSPPPVPFGTPDAAVQALYSPTRPVSRDKYLERGFSLGSPVSAESFPAPAVPGTMDPLLFAPAELKLWAAAAGHAEPPAGHAAGPGPGPAPGGAPAPPAPAAPPASGRPPPAKRPPGAAEPGRQKAPSGKKAKAIRKLTFEDEVTTSPVLGLRIKEGPVEAPAKARGGCARPLGEFICQLCKEEYGDPFALAQHRCSRIVRVEYRCPECDKVFSCPANLASHRRWHKPRPPAAKGGPEAGRAPAEEPPKEAAAGGGSGSERDTPSPGGASEAGSEEGLFECPRCAKRFRRQAYLRKHLLGHPAPAPAPAPAPAAAPAPAPAPAPEPAAEEPPAPPPAECRLCPVCGETFPSKSSQERHLRLLHAAQVFPCKYCPATFYSSPGLTRHINKCHPSENRQVILLQVPLRPAC; from the exons ATGGCCCCGGCCCGCTtaaaggcggcggcggccgcgccgcggggAGAGCGAG GCGtgcgccgcggccgccgccggcgcggAGGCGGCGCGAAGATGCCCCGGGGCTTCCTGGTGAAGCGCAGCCGGCGGCCCACCCCCGTCTCGTACCGGGCGCGCTGCTGCCGCgaggccgccgccggcccgccgctccccgccgccgccggcggcgccccg ccgcccgcctgccccgccgccccgccgccgccgcgggacTCGCCGCCGCCGGTGCCGTTCGGGACGCCCGATGCCGCCGTGCAGGCGCTGTACAGCCCCACGCGGCCCGTCAGCAGGGACAAGTACCTGGAGCGCGGCTTCAGCCTGGGTTCGCCCGTCTCGGCCGAGTCCTTCCCCGCCCCGGCCGTGCCCGGCACCATGGACCCGCTCCTCTTCGCCCCGGCCGAGCTCAAGCTctgggccgccgccgccggccacGCCGAGCCGCCCGCCGGCCacgccgccggccccggccccggccccgctcccggcggagcccccgcgccgccggccccggccgcgccgcccgcctcgggccgcccgccgcccgccaaGCGCCCGCCGGGCGCCGCCGAGCCCGGCCGGCAGAAGGCCCCGTCGGGCAAGAAGGCGAAGGCGATCCGCAAGCTGACCTTCGAGGACGAGGTGACCACGTCGCCCGTGCTGGGGCTGCGCATCAAGGAGGGCCCGGTGGAGGCGCCGGCCAAGGCGCGGGGCGGCTGCGCCCGGCCGCTGGGCGAGTtcatctgccagctctgcaagGAGGAGTACGGGGACCCCTTCGCGCTGGCGCAGCACCGCTGCTCCCGCATCGTCCGGGTGGAGTACCGCTGCCCCGAGTGCGACAAGGTCTTCTCCTGCCCCGCCAACCTCGCCTCCCACCGCCGCTGGCACAagccgcgcccgcccgccgccaaGGGCGGCCCCGAGGCGGGCAGGGCGCCGGCCGAGGAGCCGCCGAAGGAGGCGGCCGctggcggcggcagcggcagcgagCGGGACACGCCGAGCCCCGGCGGCGCCTCGGAGGCGGGCTCCGAGGAGGGGCTCTTCGAGTGCCCCCGCTGCGCCAAGCGGTTCCGCCGGCAGGCCTACCTGCGCAAGCACCTGCTGGGCCacccggcccccgccccggctccggctccggcccctgccgccgccccggccccggccccggccccggccccggagCCCGCCGCCGAGgagccgcccgccccgccgcccgccgagTGCCGGCTCTGCCCCGTCTGCGGGGAGACCTTCCCCAGCAAGAGCAGCCAGGAGCGGCACCTCCGCCTCCTGCACGCCGCCCAGGTCTTCCCCTGCAAGTACTGCCCGGCCACCTTCTACAGCTCGCCCGGCCTCACCCGGCACATCAACAAGTGCCACCCCTCCGAGAACAGGCAGGTCATCCTGCTGCAGGTGCCGCTGCGCCCAGCCTGCTAG